gggtagaagacgaagatgCTTCTCCTTGCAAAATCGAAGACGctgttctttgattagttaccttagtcttccgctataTCATCTTGTGTCCCCGGGACAATGATGGTCCCGAGAGGTATCAACTATGCTTATCTTCGACTCTGATAGCAGAGGATATTCATAAATTTCTGTAAGGAGTATCCGAGACAGTTATGACCGACACGATCTTCATAGGCTTTTTTTCAGGTCAGATATATTGACTGAACCCACAGGCTTGGTCATGGGGTTATTTGGGCTTTAAGAATGATAATTTCTCTAGTAAGAGGTTTAATTATTAGTAGAcagctttcaatttttttttttctttttttaaaagcatcatGTTAATAAGCAGGCTATTTATCAATTCCGTACAAAAGATTCAAATAGCATCGTACGTATAGGTAAATGACCATTTATCCCAAACTCAGACGACTCTTATTAGgcttatcccaaaaatttaagaaatatatatatatatatatacatattaatacGTATTTaataaactttattaaaatttactAATAGTGTGAAACTATATACATGTTTAGAATAAATATTAAAACTGGTTGAAATGTGAGTGCAAAATGCAGGTGTATGATGCTTCGAGGAGGGTATGGAGGACTAAAGGAGAAGAGCAGGAGGCAGCAAAGAATGATTTCTTTAAAAGCTTTAAGATATTGGAGAGAGAGCTTGGCGACAAGCCTTACTTCGGGGGAGAAACATTTGGGTTTGTCGACATTGCTCTCATCACTTTCTACAGTTGGTTCTATGTGTATGAGACTTATGGCAAATTCAGCATAGAGGCGGAGTGCCCCAAAATTATTGCATGGGCTAAGAGATGCATGCAGAAGGAGAGTGTCGCCAACACTCTTCTTGACCAGAAGAAAGTTTATGATCTTTTATGGTAGAGATGAACGGAAGTAAGTTTGATAATGATTTGCTGTTCGAATGGCTAGCAATTCGAATAGGTAATTAATGTGAATATTGTGCTATGAGCTTTACCATGAGCATATTTAAGATGAATAGGTAATTAATGTGGAGCATATTTAAGGTATCTGAGAACTTGACAAGCAGCATCAAGATGAAGCTCACGAGGACAATCCATATATTGACTTAGGATATGTATGGAATACACAATATCAAGCACATAATAGTCAAGTAAATGAGACGTCCAATTAGTATGTGATAAGTAGTATAATCTTCAATGATAACACAATCATGTTTGGTCAGTTTTATATTGGAATCCATGGGAAAAGAAGTAGGTTTGGTTGCCAAAAACCCAGAGTCTTGAGGATAATTTCCAGAGTATATTTTTGCTGAGAGATAGAAATACCCTTGTTACTCGAGCAACCTCCAACCAAGAAAGTTCTTGACAAACCCCAAATCTTTGAGACGAAATTGTTAGAAATAAAGATATGGAAGTacataaattaatgaaagaaacataaaaattgtatgaaaaattaTTGAACTCTAGGACAATAAGGAGAATATTAATCTCTTTTAGACAAATATTATCTCTCACTTAtacaataagttttgcaaaaggGAATACAACATTGTCCTCATGATACAATGTTGCCCGAATTCAGAGTGTAGATTGCAAATTTGAATACTACTTTGAATAAGAAATTTTGTAATAGCGAAGAAGaataagagaaggaaaaaagattACTCAAATATgcaggaaaaaatatattttttaaattgtagtaGTTTATTACAGTTTCTAACTAGTGAAAAAACAGTTTCTGACTTTTGGAAAAGTAGTTAGAAAATGTAGTTTCTGAtggttaaaaaaatagttaaatattcaaaaatatgattGTTTGATTAGCAGTTATACACGTCAAGAAAATGCATGTAAATAATAAGCTCGCTTGCGACAATGCGATCTGCTAAGTGTGTCTAAAGTGAATATGCGATACGCGTGCTTGCAACTATCAGTGCTTTACACTTGGTGACACAACTAGTGTGTGTGCTCAAAATCCAATCCAGTATGGAAGGAAACTTAAATGTTCATGAATTAATTTTCGACAATTAGGAGTGAAGGAACAAATTTAAATTAGAAAAGGCATTTGCATTATTACTCGCAAAAATGATGTTGTCAACATAAACAATGAAAGCCATATAAGTAGTTCCTTATAGACGAGTAAAAAGTGaatagtttgattttgtttggatAAAATTGTGCTCAAGGTGTTAGAGAATTTTGAGAACCATTGACAAGAAGCTTGCTTCAATCTTTACAATGACTTATTCAATGTACAAACACAAGACTTCTCCTTACTAGCAAACTTGGGTAGTAAAGCCATATAAACCTCCTCatgctaccaaaaaaaaaaatcctctttaGTGTCATTTAGGTTAATGGTGCTTGTACAAAATGGTGCTAAATAGCGGTatttgaacagtaaacgacattaaaaaaattgaatttagaGTTGTTTACTATTCAAACGCCACTAAAATCCTTCATATTTATatgagaaaagtacacatattcccTTTAAACTACCATTCATTTGTCAATGttctcccaaactatcaattgtgtcaatttccTCATtcaaaccataaaaaaatgttaatgtcccccttaaaactaacaaaaagacaaaaatgaccataatttttttaatatgacaaaaatgtccttgtgaattcgaaaaaaaaaaaaaaaaactaaaacaattatttttttagaaaacaaattaaaaaaattaaagaaaaactttttcttatttttttaataactttttcttatttttttttctaataatttttttttttaattttaataaatttatgaaggatatttttgttattagaaaaatattgacattttttagtagtatGAGTGGGGCCATTGACACAATTGACAAAATTGATagtttaattagaaaaaaatattgacaattaaacagtaatttgaaaaaaatatgtgtACTTTGTCCTATTTATATATTATCCTTCCCCTCTTTCTTCTATTTCCGGTCTTCCCCTCCTCTTTATGTCCTCCTTCAACCAGCTGGGGTTGGGGTCCCTTATTATGCATCCTGGGTTGCATTTGCTTGAAGGAGGCCGTCTCTAATTTGTGCCGCCACGTCTCTCACAGCACTTGGTTCATTTGGTAATCTCCTCCTCTCATTATtctcttacttttatttctctataaaaaaaattaacttcaaaacatttttaaatctttttatttttttatttttcactttttatatcacatgaacacttttttgttattatttaaataaaaaaattactacaatacaaatttttttcactttctataaaaattattttaattttatattacatcagccacattttatttaaaaaaaaaaaaaaaatcatccacaaatacGAGAGAAAGGATTTGACAAACGGGGGGCCACTTTACATTCACAGAGAAATTAAAGCCAGCACTGCAACACACTGTCCCTTTGCCCATCTATAATGACCTGACGTTGTCGAGCTATGCCAAACCCTGTCAGATATTTCGACTCAGCATCCCCCTCAGCACGCTTGATCTGCAATATTTTGTTGGGAGTGTGCAATTATTGTGCTCTTTTTTAAAGACATAGGTGAGTTTCATGCGGTAGGTTCTATTGTATTTGCTTTGGCTTTCTCATTTGCGGCCACCCTCATTCTAGTAGTTATTAATCAAATATTAAAAggtatttaattgaaaaaaaaaaaatcagaagggAAGAAAACACTATCCACTTTGATAAAGATATCCactttgataaataaatatatgggtaTTTATTTGTTATGTCGTTTAAATCTCAACGCAAGAAAGCGTTGGTGACATACAACTGATCTGATGGATATGCCAATTCTTGGAAGCAAGAAGAGCAAAGAGAAATCTGACCGTTGTGAGCTTGATAACTTGAGAAAAAGTTTTCATGGTAGTGCGCTtgaaattccaaaaccaaagcCAAAGTAACATGCTGGCGGCTGGGGCCACGTATGTAATCAATTTAGGccaaaaaaaaggagaagcAGTCCAACACCGCGCAGCAGTACTGCGTCAGAGCTTACGCGACCCATTTGTCATATGACGACACCATCGAAAAGCCATCCCTAGGAAGTTAGGAACGAAAGGAGAAAAATGCATACAGAACGACAAGCAAACTGCCTTCAATtcattgcaatttgcaaacCTTTCATACAGTATAAGTAAAAGCCCAGCACAAGCCGATTTCGCAGACTGAGCAAGCTAGAATTCCGACGACTGTCCCACATCCCAATTTTCTTTGCTTCAATCTTTTTCAGGTGTTTGACAATGGCGGAAGAGGTGGTTCTTCTGGATTTCTGGGCCAGCGTATTTGGGATGAGGGTCAGGATCGCGCTCGCTGAGAAAGGGATCAAGTACGAGTCTAAGGAAGAGGACTTGAGGAACAAGAGCGATCTGCTTCTCAAGATGAACCCGGTTCACAAGAAAGTTCCGGTTCTCATCCACAACGGGAAACCGGTCTGTGAGTCCCTCATCATCGTTCAGTACATAGACGAGGTCTGGAACGACAGCTCTCCGTTGCTGCCCTCTGATCCTTACCAGAGAGCTCACGCCAGGTTCTGGGCTGATTTTGTTGATCAGAAGGTAGTGCATGCGTGCGTCtctgcaatttcttttttctttttctttaattaatagGAGTTCAAATCAATTagtttattgtttaatttatagGTTTTCATGGGTGTATTATGTGTTgggtttgagattttttttttattatattttattatttttggaaaacatgtttgggtaaattttttaaatttacattttactcaaattttatcaattttttttttcaattttgtatcATGTTCTTTAAACCATCCTaacataattttcaaaaaataatttttttttttcgatatttgcaatttaaatatagtaaaaaataatagaatacaatacaaaaaaaattcacaaccaAATGAGcccttaattttaattattagaattttcattatttatttgtatGTACGATAAGAAGATCTAAgctatttatcaaaaataaataatagaattttAATAATTCTACTGTGAAATTACTTAagaaattgtataaaaatatgacatttgaataattaattagattatttattgtaatttaaTATTTCATAGGAAATATTCATTTAGCATGATGATTCTACTATTTATTTGACATGAAGGTACATGGTGCTAGACAGAAGTTAATGGCCACAAAAGGAGAAGAGTTGGAAGCAGCAAAGAAGGAGTTTTTGGAAATACATAAGACATTGGAGGGAGAGCTTGGCGACAAGCCTTACTTTGGGGGTGAGACATTTGGGTTTGTCGACATtgctttcattactttttacaGCTGGTTCTCTGTGTTTGAGACTGTTGGCAAATTGAGCATGGAGGTGGAGTGCCCCAAGATTGTTGCATGGGCTAAGAGATGCATGCAAAAGGAGAGTGTCGCCAACACTCTTCCTGACCAGAAGAAAGTTTATGAGTTTGCCTTGGAGTGGTTTGGATTAGAGCAAGCTCAGCCGGCCAGAATTACAACAGTATAGAAGTGCATGTTTTTGCGTTGTGTCCGCCAAATGtttgatgaaaatgaaattgtgtttttctACGAAAGGAATGATATATCTTCTCTTCTGTCTTAACTTTTACATGTTTTTTCGTTGTGTTCGCTAAATGtttgatgaaaatgaaattgtgtCTTTTACGAGAGGAATGatatatcttcttttctttcttaactTTTCCTTTGCCCTTTATCCATTGtctaagaaggaaaagaaacaattattttagCAAGTATAATGTAAAGAACCTAActatgaataataatatttattctaagatattttttttcaaaaattaaaagtaaaaaatgaaatgcCTAATACCATTTTGAGGATCTATTTCGATGGGCACAACATTATCAAATTGTTCGTGTGTTAACGAACAATCATCTTCGCATTGTGAAATCAAGGCCGGTTGTGAAAAGTCTGTCTAAAAGTTATTCCtcaaaaaaagtttaattagtCAATTgactcaattttatttaatcaCTTGAGAAAATATAGAGCATATGAtagaaactaaaaatatatataatatatgcaaaTCAAATATTTGGCAAGATCTCTAAAGCACCAAGACCAACTATCATTGTTAAGTTAATTTGAATAAAAGCAGCCATATCACCCAATAgagagaaaaaacaacaaacatacATATCTTATCATAAGAAAGAAATAAGATGAGCTAATGATTCGCTATTTTTATAGGACATGCCATTGGATTGGATACATCatcaaccaccaccaccacaggCCAAAAAGTAGCTCCATTTTTATAATTTCCAAAACCCTCGTACTCtgcctttcttttttgcttagAGCATTCATAGCAACTTCCCTATAAGAGCATTAGTAGCAAatgccctataagtagttcatttccttaaaataagaaaaatttgaaaaaagttacaaaaaaaagCCACAACAGTTGCCTTATTTTAGGGCTTCATCATTGGGTAGCTATAGACATTGGGTAACATTGTAGCTACCCAATACactattttaataataataataaaaaaaaaaaaccccttctctctctgactctctcttcTTCATACATCCTCAACCCTCAACCTCAAGAATTCATCAAATCCCCTTCTATCCTCATTACTGCAGAGCATAGCCGTTGAGCCAGAGCCTAAGCAGCATGGTGGGCTGCCAAACTGCCGGAACCACTGCAATTGCTTTAATGGCAACAACAAAATCATCGAGAAGAACAATAAAATCAACAAACGAAAATACAACCTGTGAATGTTTGGTTTCGTCGCTTGAAATGAGGAAATATGGCGACGAGAAGTAGCAGATCGGAGAAGGTGAAGAGGATTTTCTAGCAATTCGATGAGAACCACGGGACCGCTGTGTGGGCGATCTCGCCCAACCACGGGATCATCTTCGACGACACGTGGAAGATTGTCAATGACTTGGAGATTCTCATCAAGAGGCTCAAAGCAAAGCAAGCAAAGGTCTCCATGGTGGTTTGTTTTTgcgttggagagagagaaattgagaacAGAATTCAAGAACGTTCATAATCGTctcaagaaggaaaaagaaaaagaaaaaaaagaaaagaaaaaaaaaggtcctaAGAATTGCAGCAGCATGATTCTCATCAATAAACAAAGACTTATCCATCATCTGCGATTAAAGTTTTCCTCTAATTGAATTCTTAAATTTACATGTGTTTCCGTCTTCAATGTCATTTTCAAATACATCTCAGCTTTTGCAACTACACTGATGTTAGATGAGGTTCTTGATTTTGTGTCGGAGATTTCAACACTCCCCAAGCTCTGGACCGATTTGGGAGGTGGGCTATGCGTGGGGGCAAAGAGATCAGGTGGAGAAGAGAGGGGGTGCGTTGGGGGGATCATTTTAGTTGCAGGGGAGGCCGAAATGCAGACAGATTTTTGGAATAAAGAttaaggaaaaaggaaaaaaaatgaaaagatgaaaatatatatatatatatatatatatattattttaatacataAGGAAAGATAAAGAGAAGCTGTTGTGTGGTGTTTttgtataggaaaaaaaaaaggtggtttgatttcctaatttttttctaaatttggaAAAATGGTAGGAAATTTGCTGCTACTGCTCTAAGGATTCTGTTAtctaaattttaggaaaaatttcaataaagtcATAAAAAGCCACTCACAACAGTTTCCctatatttttctattccttGAGAATACTACAATGCTTCTCAATGCATGTAACATTCTCAAgcattattataatcataaaaaaagttctctctcctctcacatAAATAATCATAACTAAAAATGTATaaagaaagagtaaagaaataatatttaattaatataggaAAAGGTGAATGGAAGCTATTGTGATGTGTTTTATGATAGAGaagtaaaaattagttttattctttatatttaggaaaaatggttAGAAAGTTATTGTGAATGCTCGTAGTACTCTACTCTATGCCTTATCTGCGATCCAATAGTGATCCATTTAGTTAAAAGGAGTTTAgtctatttgtttatttattatttatttttaaatttctcaGTTTTCATGGGTGTGACATATTTTTGGCCATCTTAGTTTTAAGTGGTGTTGGTACAATTTCTTCTACGGTGTTGCCTTGAGATGCACTCTCTCCATGACTTACAAGACAAAAAGATTAAACACATGAGCTTGTCAGGTATGCCAATGGGTCTAAGATTAAACACAGGAGCTTGTTGAATATTCTGATGGGTCTCACTCTGTTGCATTTTTTTAGACAAAATATCAAGGAATATAATAAGAGCAATGTAAAGTCAAAGAATTTTGATACTTGAGGTAGCAGCCTATGTATAAGCATGTAATCCTAATACATTATGAGTGCTCTGATTTTCAATTAGGGTTCTAATCTCTAGACCGTATGGGATTAGACCTTATCTATTGAGGTGTCCAGTTTAGGTAGGACTAGTCTTCAGTCTAATTCAAACAAGTCTCTTATCCCATATCTTGTGAGATAAGAGGTTATCCCGAAAATTTTGGAATAGAGTCCTTCTACCCCTTTTCAAGGATTATGGATCAGATCTTCCCATAACCTCTTGCTATAATTCTGGGATAAGGCTTCCGACGTGATATCAGTATTCTGTGCGTATTATTCTCATGTCCTCGGGACAGTGATGGTTCCAAGAGGTATCAACTATGCTTATCTCTGGCTCTGATAGCTGAGGATATTCATAAGTTTTTGTAAGGAGTATCCGAGATAGTTATGACCAACACAATCTTCATGGgcttttttttgggttgaataTACCAACTGGGCTCATAGGCTTGGTCATGGGCTTATTTGGGCTTTGAGAATGATAATTTCTCTAGtaagagggttttttttttttttttttttttttttttttttttttgaagagctCTGGTAAGAGGTTTAATTATTGGTAGACAgctctcaattttattt
This DNA window, taken from Alnus glutinosa chromosome 5, dhAlnGlut1.1, whole genome shotgun sequence, encodes the following:
- the LOC133868468 gene encoding probable glutathione S-transferase isoform X2; this encodes MAEEVVLLDFWASVFGMRVRIALAEKGIKYESKEEDLRNKSDLLLKMNPVHKKVPVLIHNGKPVCESLIIVQYIDEVWNDSSPLLPSDPYQRAHARFWADFVDQKVYDASRRVWRTKGEEQEAAKKDFFESLKTLVRELGDKPYFGGETFGFVDIALITFYSWFYVYETYGKFSIEAECPEIIAWAKRCMQKESVANTLPDQKKVYDLLW
- the LOC133868468 gene encoding probable glutathione S-transferase parC isoform X1, with the translated sequence MAEEVVLLDFWASVFGMRVRIALAEKGIKYESKEEDLRNKSDLLLKMNPVHKKVPVLIHNGKPVCESLIIVQYIDEVWNDSSPLLPSDPYQRAHARFWADFVDQKVHGARQKLMATKGEELEAAKKEFLEIHKTLEGELGDKPYFGGETFGFVDIAFITFYSWFSVFETVGKLSMEVECPKIVAWAKRCMQKESVANTLPDQKKVYEFALEWFGLEQAQPARITTV
- the LOC133869440 gene encoding probable glutathione S-transferase; its protein translation is MAEEVVLLDSLASMFGMRVRIALAEKGIKYEYKEEDLRHKTDLLHKMNPVHKKIPVLIHNGKPVCESLIIVQYIDEVWNDKSPLLPSDPYQRSHARFWADFVDQKVYDASRRVWRTKGEEQEAAKNDFFKSFKILERELGDKPYFGGETFGFVDIALITFYSWFYVYETYGKFSIEAECPKIIAWAKRCMQKESVANTLLDQKKVYDLLW